A genome region from Drosophila simulans strain w501 chromosome 2R, Prin_Dsim_3.1, whole genome shotgun sequence includes the following:
- the LOC6734803 gene encoding cilia- and flagella-associated protein 161 produces the protein MPCRVGDMDSISARFQPSVRIGNWVEENCLEEDKIVNFKKQRDRGELLVEKARILYDNFHKEIVLAAPKQTIIFGAIVQLMPIHINISDMDTTDLNAALSVVINEKVVRKSQSINEDCELSVAPSKRPCVRNSFKIVSGDGRDRTGENIKYGQRFQLQCMASEHDPIVLYSGPKRCNLQQGVHATYLSHKNGELNLNLGLVHRSKLSCPDYDIPIAYTNWFCRHVDPKQRFESEGEDIPSNSPLVIVHATTNRNLAAENVLIQTLFGPEFLVSVQNYRNIYRHEIWKNVWMISNGHQTGSKSANSTSH, from the exons ATGCCTTGTAGAGTCGGCGATATGGATTCTATTTCCGCTCGATTTCAGCCCAGTGTAAGAATTGGCAATTGGGTGGAAGAAAATTGCCTTGAAGAG GACAAAATAGTAAACTTTAAGAAACAACGCGATCGCGGAGAACTTTTGGTGGAAAAGGCACGCATTTTGTATGACAATTTCCACAAGGAGATCGTTTTGGCTGCTCCCAAGCAAACCATTATATTCGGAGCTATTGTGCAACTAATGCCCATCCATATAAACATCAGTGATATGGACACAACCGATCTGAATGCCGCCTTGTCGGTTGTGATCAACGAAAAGGTGGTGCGAAAAAGCCAGTCAATCAATGAGGACTGTGAGCTATCCGTGGCGCCTTCGAAGCGGCCTTGTGTGCGAAACTCCTTCAAAATAGTCAGTGGAGATGGTCGGGATCGCACTGGGGAGAACATCAAGTATGGGCAGCGATTCCAGCTGCAGTGCATGGCTTCGGAACACGATCCCATAGTACTGTACAGTGGGCCAAAGCGGTGCAATCTGCAGCAGGGTGTCCATGCCACCTATTTGTCGCACAAAAACGGGGAGCTCAATCTCAACCTGGGACTTGTGCACCGCAGT AAATTGTCATGCCCAGACTACGATATACCCATAGCATACACGAATTGGTTCTGCAGACATGTAGATCCAAAGCAGCGTTTTGAAAGCGAAGGAGAAGATATACct AGCAATTCCCCTTTGGTAATCGTGCATGCAACCACAAATCGAAATCTAGCTGCCGAAAATGTTCTAATCCAAACCCTTTTTGGCCCCGAATTTCTGGTGTCCGTGCAAAACTATCGCAATATCTACAGGCATGAGATTTGGAAGAACGTATGGATGATTAGCAACGGACACCAGACTGGATCAAAGTCTGCAAATTCTACGTCTCATTAA
- the LOC27208193 gene encoding trypsin-1, producing MSSVNNLVKLSILLLAVTFVHSDMDVAEESRIIGGQFAAPGQFPHQVSLQLNGRHHCGGSLISDTMIVTAAHCTVGQNPGQMKAIVGTNDLSAGNGQTFNIAQFIIHPRYNPQSQDFDMSLIKLSSPVPMGGAVQTIQLADSDSNYAADTMAMISGFGAINQNLQLPNRLKFAQVQLWSRDYCNSQNIPGLTDRMVCAGHPSGQVSSCQGDSGGPLTVDGKLFGVVSWGFGCGAKGRPAMYTYVGALRSWIKQNANV from the coding sequence ATGTCTTCGGTTAACAATCTAGTGAAACTATCGATCCTGCTCCTAGCTGTGACTTTTGTTCACAGTGATATGGATGTGGCGGAAGAGTCACGCATTATTGGTGGCCAGTTTGCTGCTCCGGGACAATTTCCCCATCAGGTGTCCCTTCAGCTCAATGGACGCCATCACTGCGGTGGTTCCCTGATCTCCGACACGATGATCGTGACAGCTGCCCACTGCACCGTGGGCCAGAATCCCGGTCAGATGAAGGCGATTGTGGGAACAAACGATTTGAGCGCCGGAAATGGTCAGACCTTCAACATTGCCCAATTCATCATACATCCTCGCTACAATCCGCAGAGCCAAGACTTTGATATGTCGCTGATTAAGCTGAGCAGCCCGGTTCCGATGGGAGGAGCTGTACAAACCATTCAACTGGCAGATTCGGACTCCAACTATGCCGCGGATACGATGGCGATGATTAGCGGATTCGGCGCCATCAATCAGAACTTGCAGCTGCCCAACCGTTTGAAGTTCGCCCAGGTGCAATTGTGGAGCCGTGATTACTGCAACTCCCAAAACATTCCCGGCCTCACGGATCGCATGGTATGTGCAGGACATCCCAGTGGCCAAGTGAGCTCCTGCCAGGGTGACTCCGGTGGTCCGCTGACTGTCGATGGCAAGCTCTTCGGTGTGGTGTCTTGGGGATTCGGTTGCGGAGCCAAGGGACGTCCGGCCATGTACACCTATGTGGGTGCTCTCAGGTCCTGGATCAAACAGAATGCCAATgtgtaa